The following nucleotide sequence is from Erythrobacter aurantius.
CCTGAGGTGACACGAATTCGACTTCGTCACGCGCCGTGCCGACGAAGAATTCCAGACCGTTGCCAGCCGGATCGCTGGTGCGGAAATAGGCATCGACATGGCGCGCGGCAGCCTGAGCATCGTCACCCCACATGATGGCGCGCCCTGCAGCCTCGACCCGGGCAGCAAGCGCATCGAGCGCCTCGCGCGTGTCGATCTCGTAAGCCGCCGCAGCCAGCCGCTCCGCGCCCGCCTGTTCGATCCGGAACCGGAAAGGCCGATCATCGATGCGGTAATGATCCGCACCGTCGGCTGCATTTTCCGCGACCATGACCCCTGCGACATTGGTCAGGAATTCCCGCCATTCGACCGGCTTTGCCGTCTCGATGACCACATAGCCGAGTTCCCTGATAGCCATGACGCTACCCTCCCTTCACAATATCGAGAAACAGGGGCCGTTCGCCGCCCCCATCAACGTTGAGCCATGCGCCCGACACATATTCGGATGCGTCCGACACCAGATAAAGAACCGCGCGCGCAACATCGTCACCGGTCGCCATGCGCCCCAGCGGCAAGGACTGACCGACCTTGGCCCGCGTCGCTTCGCTGCCATAGGTATCCGCCGAGGTCTCGGTTTCAGCCAGGCCGACGATAATCGCGTTCACGCGGATGGATTTCGGCCCCCATTCCTGCGCAAGGCTCTTTGTCAGACTCAACAGCCCAGCCTTGGCCGCGCCATAGATCGAAGTGCCGGGCGACGGGCGAATGCCGGAAACGCTGGCGATGTTCACGATTGCCGCACCCGGCGACTTTTCCAGAAGGGGAAAGGCCGCGCGCGACAGGTAATAGGGCGCGAGCAGGTTCAGACGTGTAATCGCCTCGGCAAACCTCGGGCTGGCCGTGGCCGCATCGCTCGGCGGAGATCCGCCTGCATTGTTGACGATGATGTCGAGCCGCCCGTGGCGGGCAGCCACCGTTTCGACAAATTCCGCAACGGCATCGGGATCGCGCACGTCAAGCGCGGCGAATTCAACCCCTTCGGGCAGGCTTTCCGGCTCGCTACGGGCGCAGGCGATGACGACGCAACCCTGCTGCGCCAGCGCCGTGCTGATCGCACGACCCAACCCGCGGGTCCCCCCGGTGACAATCGCCACACGTCCGGCAAGGCCGAAATCCAAATTACCCTCCCACTTAAGTCCCGTGAATCAGTCGATTCAATGGCTCGGAAATTTCCCTATCTAAAATCAGATTGCTTTTCAATTGACGATTTGCGTATTTTTTTGCATTAAGTTTTACGAATTTGAAGAAGCAGTCGAATCGCGGCTGGTTGAGGAGGATGGAAGATGGCAACGGTTGCGCAGATGCATGGTCAGGCAGGTGACACGCCCACGCATGAGGAACTCGTCAAGCGCGCACGCGCGATGATCCCGACGCTGAAATCGCGGGCAAAGCAATGCATCGCCGATCGCAACGTGCCGGCTGAAACCATCGCCGAGTTCAAGGAGGCGGGTTTCTTCAAGATCCTGCAGCCCAAGAAGTTTGGCGGGTATGAAATGCACCCCAATGTCTTCTTCGACGTGCAGAAGCTTCTCGCCGAAGGCTGCATGTCGACCGGCTGGATGTTCGGCGTGGTCGGCTGCCACCCTTACGAACTGGCCCTGTTCGACGAACAGGCGCAGCTTGAGGTGTGGGGTAGCGATACGGACGTCATCGTTTCCTCGACCTATCAGCCCGTGGGCAAGGTGGAGCGCACCGAAGGCGGCTTCTACCTTTCGGGCCACTGGGGCTTTTCTACCGGCTCGGTGCATTGCGACTGGGTGCTGCTGGGTGCGCTGGTTCCGCCCGAGGAAGAAGGCGGCATGCCCGACATGCGCACTTTCCTGCTCCCGCGTGCCGACTACACCATCGACGAAGACGAATGGCATGTGTTCGGGCTTCAGGGCACCGGCAGCCACGGCATCACCGTGAACCGGGCATTCGTCCCCGAATATCGCACGCACCGCGCGATTGACGGCTTCCTGTGCCAGAACCCCGGTCAGGCGGTGAACGAAGGGCCGCTTTTCACCCTTCCCTGGGCGCAGGTTTTCGTGCGTTCGGTCAGCACCGCCGCGTTCGGCGGGGCGCGCGCGGCCATCAACGCTGCGATGAAGATCATGGAAGATCGCATCTCCACCAACACCGGGAAGGCGTCGAAGGACGATCCCATGCTGCATGCCGCGATTTCCGCTGCGCACGCACAGTCGCTGGAAATGGAGCTGACGCTGGAGCGGACTTTCGAAGACCTGCTGCAGATTGCCGAGCGCGGCGAAGCGATCCCGATGGAGAAGCGCGCTCTGTATGCATACCAGTCTTCCACCGTCGTGCGCCGCCTTGCGCGGCTGGTCGATGACATGGTCGAACTGCTTGGCGGCCGCGCAATCTACATGACCAGCGAAATCATCCAGCCCTGGCTCGATCTGAAGGCGGCGCGCGCGCATGTCGCGAACGATCCGAACAACCGGACCAAGGATGTCGTCGGCACCATGCTGGGCCAACCTCCCGTCTTCACCTTCATGTAACGGGAGGCGAGCATGGGAGAGCTTGCTTCACACCGCTACAGCGTTGCCGGTGGCCATGAAATCCACCTTGCCGAAACCGGCTCGGGCGAAGCTGTCGTGTTCCTGCACGGCAGCGGACCGGGCGCTTCGGGCGCTTCGAACTTTCGCGGCAACATCGCCGCCTTTGTCGATGCCGGTTACCGGGTCATCCTGCCTGACCTGATCGGCTATGGTGCTTCGTCAAAGCCTGAGGACATCGACTATACGCTAGACCTGTTTGTTGACACCGTCTTCGACGCGCTGCGCCAGCACGGGGTCGAACGGGCGCATCTCGTCGGCAATTCGCTGGGCGGCGGCATCGCGATCCAGATCGCGCTCAACAATCCCGATTTCGTCCGTTCGCTGGTGCTGATGGCGCCGGGATGCATTGCCGAGCAGATGAGCTATTTCACCATGCCGGGCATTGCCAAGATGAAGTCGTCCTTCGGCTCGCCCGCATTCAATCTTGATGAACAGCGCAAGCTGGTCGCCAACCTGCTGCATCCCGATTGGGCGGATCGCATTCCCGATGCATTGGTGGCTGAACGGTTTGAAGTGGCTCGAACCCAGCCCAAGGACGTGCTCGCCCGCATGAAAACCCCCAATCTGGGCCCGCGGATCGGCGATCTGGATTGCCCGATTTTCGTCCTTTGGGGGCTCGACGACGAATTCTGCCCGGCTGCCCACGGGCAGATGTTCCTGGACGCCGGCAAGAACGCGCGGCTGCTGACCTTTGCCCGCACCGGCCATTGGGTGCAGGTGGAGCGCGAGAGCGAATTCAACGCCTATGCAACGGGATTTCTCAATGAATATTCATGAGAAATACGGTTCAGAACTGTTTGCCGCCCTGCGCCAACAGCGCACGGTTCCGCCGCTGATTGCGCGCGCGTCGGCGCTGACGATCGACGATGCCTACGCCATCAGCCTCGATTTCCTCAGCCGTCGCAGGGCCGAGGGAGAGCGGGTCGTCGGCAAGAAGATCGGTGTCACCAGCAAGGCCGTGCAGGACATGCTGGGCGTGCACCAGCCCGATTTCGGGTTCCTGACGGACTGGATGTATGTCGATGGCGACATTTCGGTCGAGCAGAAGAAGCTGATCCAGCCGCGGGCTGAGGCGGAAATCGCCTTCATCCTGCGCGACGGGCTGAAAGGGCCGGGCGTCACCCCGGCTGACGTGATCGCAGCGACACAGGCCATCGCGCCCTGTTTCGAGATTGTCGACAGCCGGATCGACGACTGGAAGATCGGGATTGTCGACACCGTGGCGGACAATGCCAGTTGCGGGGTCTTCATCCTTGGGGAAGCGCGCGCCGATCCGCGCGATCATGATCTGCCCAACCTCAAGGTGACGGTGACGAAAAACGGCGCGCCGCTGTCCGAAGGGCTGGGTTCCGCCGTTCAGGGCGATCCGGCGCAGGCAGTGGCGTGGCTCGCCAACACGCTGGGCGAATACGGCGTCACGCTGGATGCGGGCGACATCATCCTGTCGGGTTCGCTCGTCCCGCTCGAACCGGCGGTGGCGGGCGACGTGTTCGAAATGGAATTGCATGGAGTGGGCGGATGCACCGCCCGCTTCGTCTGAAGGAAGCGCACATGGGCAAGCTAAAGGCCGTGATCATCGGATCCGGGAACATCGGCACCGATCTGATGATCAAGATGCTGAAATATCCGCAGAACATGGAACT
It contains:
- a CDS encoding SDR family oxidoreductase; this translates as MDFGLAGRVAIVTGGTRGLGRAISTALAQQGCVVIACARSEPESLPEGVEFAALDVRDPDAVAEFVETVAARHGRLDIIVNNAGGSPPSDAATASPRFAEAITRLNLLAPYYLSRAAFPLLEKSPGAAIVNIASVSGIRPSPGTSIYGAAKAGLLSLTKSLAQEWGPKSIRVNAIIVGLAETETSADTYGSEATRAKVGQSLPLGRMATGDDVARAVLYLVSDASEYVSGAWLNVDGGGERPLFLDIVKGG
- a CDS encoding acyl-CoA dehydrogenase family protein; the protein is MATVAQMHGQAGDTPTHEELVKRARAMIPTLKSRAKQCIADRNVPAETIAEFKEAGFFKILQPKKFGGYEMHPNVFFDVQKLLAEGCMSTGWMFGVVGCHPYELALFDEQAQLEVWGSDTDVIVSSTYQPVGKVERTEGGFYLSGHWGFSTGSVHCDWVLLGALVPPEEEGGMPDMRTFLLPRADYTIDEDEWHVFGLQGTGSHGITVNRAFVPEYRTHRAIDGFLCQNPGQAVNEGPLFTLPWAQVFVRSVSTAAFGGARAAINAAMKIMEDRISTNTGKASKDDPMLHAAISAAHAQSLEMELTLERTFEDLLQIAERGEAIPMEKRALYAYQSSTVVRRLARLVDDMVELLGGRAIYMTSEIIQPWLDLKAARAHVANDPNNRTKDVVGTMLGQPPVFTFM
- a CDS encoding alpha/beta fold hydrolase, which produces MGELASHRYSVAGGHEIHLAETGSGEAVVFLHGSGPGASGASNFRGNIAAFVDAGYRVILPDLIGYGASSKPEDIDYTLDLFVDTVFDALRQHGVERAHLVGNSLGGGIAIQIALNNPDFVRSLVLMAPGCIAEQMSYFTMPGIAKMKSSFGSPAFNLDEQRKLVANLLHPDWADRIPDALVAERFEVARTQPKDVLARMKTPNLGPRIGDLDCPIFVLWGLDDEFCPAAHGQMFLDAGKNARLLTFARTGHWVQVERESEFNAYATGFLNEYS
- a CDS encoding fumarylacetoacetate hydrolase family protein, producing MNIHEKYGSELFAALRQQRTVPPLIARASALTIDDAYAISLDFLSRRRAEGERVVGKKIGVTSKAVQDMLGVHQPDFGFLTDWMYVDGDISVEQKKLIQPRAEAEIAFILRDGLKGPGVTPADVIAATQAIAPCFEIVDSRIDDWKIGIVDTVADNASCGVFILGEARADPRDHDLPNLKVTVTKNGAPLSEGLGSAVQGDPAQAVAWLANTLGEYGVTLDAGDIILSGSLVPLEPAVAGDVFEMELHGVGGCTARFV